The DNA segment TTGCCCGTACATGCAGTTCTGGATTTGGCGGTACGCAATGAAAGACGGCACCAGGATGAGAacgagcgcgagcgcgacgGACCAGAtcgacgccgctgtgcaCAGCGCAACGTAGCGGAACTTTCCGTCCTTGTTTAGCTCATAGCAAAACGGGATGTTTTCCTGGTGCTCAAGCAGCGTCGACATGATGAACTCCGGCTGATCCGGCAGATGCTTCACAAAGAAGCCAAGGAACGGAGAAGGTCCGTAGCCGCTTGTGTAGTCGGTCAGAAATGGAGACGCGTAGGAGTAGATGCGGCGGCCGTTGCGATCGGCGATGAGCAGCACATCACGGGCGGAATTCTCGTAGATGCCGCTCGCCGCGTGcagtggggtggggtggttGATGGTATAGAGGCGATGTGCCCGGATGAAGTCCTCGCCAAAGGCGCCGCCCTGCATGCCGTTGTTGTTCGTGTTTCCCTGGcgggaggagaagcgcaccATGTACGCCATGCCGTCCTCCTTGCTCGTGACGTAAATGTACGGCACGTCGAAGCGCTGCGTGtggacgccggcagcggagaCGGATAGCGACGACGAGTCACTGATGTAGTAGCGGTTCGGAAACATCACTTGAATCGGGGACGGCACGTTTAAGCCAAAGAGgcgctcgccgctctcggGGTCGAAAACGTGCACGGTGTTGCTCGACACGTCACACACGAGCAGGTAGTACATCGTCGACTCGTTTGTCACAGCGAAGACGCCGGAGGgggcgccgccctcgaccagcgcgcgcggcagcagcggcgagatGGCGAGGCCACGCACGGAGCTCATCGAGTAGGACGAGCTCCACGACGAGGCAAAGAGACCGGAGTTGTCTGGGATGTTCttcggcgccaccaccgtctcctccgccgacaccgtctcctccgccgaCACCGTCTCCTCGTCGGCCTCAACGGCGGCCTTGACGTTCTTGGCCGGCTTCCAGGCCGGGTAGAAGGCGTGCTGAGatccgccggcgccggccttCGGCGTCACGTCCGCGGTCCGGTAGCGCGTGTACCGCGTGACGGTCACCGAGTTTTGGTTCGACACGTACATGTCCTCGGTCGCTGGGTGGAAGGTGATGTCGTACGGGTGATCCAGAAACGGGTTCTCCTTGTCCTGCTCAATCACGGTGAAGAGGTAGTCGCGGGTACAGTTTTCCTCCATTGTGCCGTTCAGCAGGCCGTTGCCGCTGACGGCGAAGACGCGGCTGTAGGAGCCGCGAGCGCTGGACACGTAGAGGTGGCCCTGCGGGCCAAAGCGCATGGAGCGGAGCTTGTCGACGCGCACGCCGGGTGGGAAAGAGGCTTTGTTGAGCACCGGGCCGAGGTAGTTGCCGAGAGTGTCAAAGGACCAAATGTTATCGCCCATGTTAGACGTGACGTAGACTGTGTGGGTGTTCCCGTTAGAGGGGCATAGCGCGTGGCCCGAGTGGCTGCAGGCAAAcatcgccagcagcagcgctgcagccagcGTCACCACGGCGTGCGATGAGCGTGGAGGCATCTTGCTCGCTCGCGCACCGGTGTGCAGCTCTAAAGGAGAAGCGGGGGTAAGTACCACAGCACTGCAGAGAATAGAAAGACAACAAAGTCAGGTGAAAGCCATGGATACATGAGCGATAGAGGCgtggcacgcacacgcagagagaggtaCGAAAGAGGGGGCCTGCCTTACGCGAAACAACGATGTCGCCGTGAGAGGACAAGACCGCGAAAAGAGGGAAGCGATTAAGTGAGAGCGTCGATGCTCggaagcgcacacgcccaaTGGGCGAAAGAGCTCTAGATGCCAAGAATCAGAGGGTAAGAACGAGCAGTTGGAAGGCGATAGGAAGCACCGTGATACTAAGGGCAGGGTGATGATGCAGTGATTCGTGCGAGGCCGAGCGCGTCAGGAGAGAAAACTCTACAGCACAGAGGTGAGAGGAAGATGATCGAATGAGGTGAAGCAGTAGAACAGTAGGCTTTCACCGGGAAGAAGCACATCCAGCGaacggcagagagagagagcaagacgGTGATGGAAATGAACCACGTGAGGCACAGGGCTTGCGAGGCGCAcgtgggaggaggagtggaTGGGCAGTAGCGAAGGTGAACTGCAAGACGCTTGTATATATTGCCTAGCCTCGCCACGGCGTGTTTGGGCTTACTGGCACAAAAGAAGCGGGCGACCCACAGCGCCCCCAAATCACAGCCTTGGGAGCCGTACTGAagtgtgtttgcgtgcgtgagagCAAGAGATTGCATATGCGGTGCTCCCGCGCAAGGGCAAGAGAGCAACTCGCTCGTTCTTTCACAGGAGAGAGCAAGGTCGAACAGGGGGGGGAAGAAGTGGTGGTGATTCTCCCTGCGACAACGCCCGATAAAGGCGATAATAACCGGGTAGAGGAGGCAGAAGCGCGCGACGAAGGTACTCGAAGAGGGCAGACGATAGGGGATGCAAAACTGGGCAGACAAGCaatacgaaaaaaaaagtggaAGACAAAGGGAGGAGCGGCCAGCGATACGCAAAAGAGGCAGGAGGAAAagggcacgcgcgcgcgggtgCCTAGGCGCGTGTCCCTCCGGTCGACAATCATCGCAGATGCACGGAATTGACTCTGAAGATGAGTAAGAGTCAAGCGCCGTGGAACAGGAAgatggtgtgcgcgtgcgtccgAGACGTGCAGTGTGCGCGAAATCAATGGAAGGATAGCCGAGGCGAGGGCACGCTCCCTGAAAAGGAAGCAAGAGCAAGGATGCGCTACGTGAGCTGCACGAAACCCCTCGTCCTTGCCCTTTCCCTTTCCCTTCGCCTGGACACGCCTGCCCCCTAGACAGTCGAGAAGAGGACGTACTTGATGTCGACAAAGGATTCAATGCCATACTTGGACCCATCCCGGCCGAGCCCACTCTCCTTGACCCCGCCAAACGGAGCCGCTGGACTAGAAAGGGCACTGTCGTTGACACCCACCATGCCGTAGCGCAAGGCCCGCGCAAcgcggtgctggcgacggTAATCGCTGGTGAAGAAGTACGAGGCCAGCCCGGCTCGAGTGTCGTTGGCCATCTTTACGGCAGCATCTTCCGTGTCGAAGGGCACAAGGGGCAGAACAGGGCCGAAGAGCTCGTCGTGGCAGCACAGCGTTGCGTCGTGCGGCACGTTAGTGAGCAGCGTCGGCTCGAAGAAGTAGCCACCGCCCTTCACAGCCTTTCCACCCACCATCAGCGTGGCCCCCTTCTCCACAGCATCCTCCACCACGCGAGTCATGCGCTCTAGCGTGGCACTTCCAATCATGGCACCTACCTTCACGGCGGGGTCAAAGCTGTTGCCCACCTTCAGCGCGCGCACCCGGTCGGCCACGAGGCTCTTGAACTCCTCATAGACACTCGCCTGCACGAGCGCGCGGTTCACGCAGATGCACGTTTGGCCCGCGTTGCGGAACTTTGCGGCGATGAGCTGATCAGCGGCACGAGGCAGGTCGGCATCCTCAAAGACGATACAGGGCGCGTTGCCGCCAAGTTCCATGCTGACTTTCTTCATCGTCTCGGAGCACCGACGGTAGAGGTGCTGGCCGACGCGGGTGGAGCCGGTGAAAGAGACCTTGCGCACGTCGAAGGACTCGGCGAGTGCGTCGCCGATCTTGGGGGCATCAccggcgacgacgttgaAGACGCCTGGCGGGATGCCGGCTTCGTCGGCGAGCTGGGCAAGCGCCATGGCCGTGAACGGGGTGAGCTCGGCAGGTTTGAGTACGACGGTGCAGCCGGCCGCGATGGCACCGCAGGCGGCACGCATGATCATCGCTGCCGGGAAGTTCCACGGGGTAATGATGCCCACAACGCCGACCGGCTCCCGGAAGACAGTCGTCTGCACACCTGGGCGAGGGCCGGGGATGATGTCGCCGTAGatccgctccgcctcgccggcgtACCAGTCCGCGTAACCTTGCGCGTACAGCACCTCACCCTTTCCCTCCGCGATGACCTTGCCGGATTCGCGAGAGAGAATGTTTGCAACTACGTCACAGTGCTTCCGCATGAGCTCTCcccagcgccgcaccgctgcggcgcgctgaCGCGGCATGACTTCTCTCCAGCTCTCGAACACAGCCCTGGCGGCCTCGATAGCGGCCGTCGTCTCCGCGTAGCCCATGCATGGAATAGCCCCGATGATCTGGTTTGTACACGGATCCTCGACGGTCACCGTCTTGTCCGAGAGCGCGCTTGCGACCCACGCGCCGTTGATGTAGCAGGCCGGCTCCCTCATCATGGGCGTGGTACCCGAGGCGTACTGAGCCGCGTTAGCCCAATCGAAGGGCTGGAAACCCTTGGCACCAACCGTTCGGAACAGCTTCGACATTGGTGATGCACTAGTGGGGGCACGAGTGCTTTTCCTTGGTTGTGGTAGCAGTCCatgcgggaggggggagggtagGGTGGCCAAGGAGTGTCCTCTGAGATGTGTCCCAGTACAGAGAGCAGCGCCCGCAATCACAGATGTGAGCTTCCCTTTGATAAGTGCTCCCCTCGTCTGCGCACGCCGCTCCGAAGCGGTGGCTGATGGAAGGatacagggagagagagcgaaaagaaaGCCGTCTTTGCCccgtccccctctccctaCCGTCTTGGTAGCAAGCTCGAGAGCGAAGAGCACCCGAAGCGgtgttttcgttttgttttgtaCTTTTGCCGACTGGTAGcggagtgagagagagggcaggtGGTCGTGGCACTTCACAAGCGGGCGGAGAGAGACCACCACAAAGATGGAGTGGCGGAGTGGATAAGAGTTCAACGgtgaagaaaaacaaaaacgaggAAAGCAGAGGAACAAGAACGATGGGAGTGTGTATCCTTTAGCCCTAACGGAGCAAGCGAGGAAGACACGCCAGTGCAGAGTCAGCTGCCGTCCATGAAGAACGAAAGGGGGCTTTCAGCACAACCACTCTACCTTTCTTTCACCGTGTCTGCCATGCTCCATTTCttgatggcgctgcgggtGCAGTGGActgggagggagaggggggggggcgtgcaACACGTCTCCGTTTCGAttccttttcgtttgtgCCTCTGAAGTTGTCCCACGTGAGCATGCATCGCGCAGCGCCCTTacagaagaaagaggagcgTGATACGGACCAGGAAATGCAGCACGACAGCCGCGAGAGACACGTCTTCCAGAGCCggcccaccacctcctcgacgTGCTGTGATGCGGcactttttctttccttttcgttgcCCTTTGTGCCTCTTTTACGTGATGCGGTGCGATGTGTCCGTTCGCGTCGCTACTGCGccgtttttcgttttgtttgtGATAGATGGAGGAGAAA comes from the Leishmania infantum JPCM5 genome chromosome 36 genome and includes:
- a CDS encoding putative aldehyde dehydrogenase, with amino-acid sequence MSKLFRTVGAKGFQPFDWANAAQYASGTTPMMREPACYINGAWVASALSDKTVTVEDPCTNQIIGAIPCMGYAETTAAIEAARAVFESWREVMPRQRAAAVRRWGELMRKHCDVVANILSRESGKVIAEGKGEVLYAQGYADWYAGEAERIYGDIIPGPRPGVQTTVFREPVGVVGIITPWNFPAAMIMRAACGAIAAGCTVVLKPAELTPFTAMALAQLADEAGIPPGVFNVVAGDAPKIGDALAESFDVRKVSFTGSTRVGQHLYRRCSETMKKVSMELGGNAPCIVFEDADLPRAADQLIAAKFRNAGQTCICVNRALVQASVYEEFKSLVADRVRALKVGNSFDPAVKVGAMIGSATLERMTRVVEDAVEKGATLMVGGKAVKGGGYFFEPTLLTNVPHDATLCCHDELFGPVLPLVPFDTEDAAVKMANDTRAGLASYFFTSDYRRQHRVARALRYGMVGVNDSALSSPAAPFGGVKESGLGRDGSKYGIESFVDIKYVLFSTV